A stretch of Corallococcus macrosporus DNA encodes these proteins:
- a CDS encoding VWA domain-containing protein, with the protein MTFTLPQAWLLLLPLGLFLWRHGRRPGPPMVLRWALLVLGVGALAGPELRLANAGSDVAVVVDRSRSMPLDVDRVAQELISLVESQRRPGDRVGVITYGREARVESPLSEVGRFGGFTRPVDAEASDLSAALDAAGALIPAERTGRVLVVSDGRATGADARGATRRLAARGIAVDYRQVSRPEPALDVAVVSLDVPATVSVREPFQFSAVVQATSAVTGTVRLERDGKVLVKGPFDFKPGPNLLPLRDLLEEPGLVRYRLTVEVPGDGVPENDVGVGVLRVEGPPRVLLLTSQPSGTLAKALSATGMEVDVKAPFHLSLEALDGVGVVVLENVDANALGETGLNALADYVDQAGGGLVMTGGRSSFGEGGYRRSPVEPLLPVSLEMREEQRRASVAMSVLMDSSCSMGMQVPDGRTKMELAAEGVTAALTLLNANDEASVHMVDTEPHEVFPLSPVSDGLPLGQVARGFSGGGGIYVGAALRAGRKEILRSDKPTRHVVLFSDAADSEEPDDYQATLAALREAHVTVSVIGLGKPTDPDADLLREVARRGEGRIYFAEDAMSLPRIFSQETLAVARATFVDEPASMEAAPDLPLLGPLPTTGLPQVGGYNLTYLKPRANVALRTLDTNAAPVLALWPHGAGRTVALTAEVDGKYTGELREWSALRATLEAVVRWSMGRATPKEEAVVRSERQGNLLRVTLDLPPGEPMPGALPTAVLLSGDGRSGAEKPLHWEDEDRLVVEYPLSGSGTWHPVVKWGGRVLRAPPVALPYAPEFEPGSAKEGLKLLRALAAVGGGQERLSMTGLFAEAPESEGRVPLAPWLVAFALAAMLAEVAVRRFLSAPRVKAARERPAKDARARGPAEAPRTDARPTATPTRPAPEEPTQQKPEPPKPPAGVDSALEAARARARRRTGR; encoded by the coding sequence ATGACCTTCACCCTTCCCCAGGCGTGGCTGCTGCTGTTGCCGCTGGGCCTCTTCCTGTGGCGCCATGGCCGGAGACCCGGCCCGCCCATGGTGCTGCGCTGGGCGCTGCTGGTGCTCGGCGTGGGCGCGCTGGCCGGGCCGGAGCTGCGGCTGGCCAACGCGGGCAGCGACGTGGCCGTGGTGGTGGACCGCTCGCGCTCCATGCCGCTGGACGTGGACCGCGTGGCGCAGGAGCTGATTTCGCTGGTGGAGTCCCAGCGCCGGCCGGGCGACCGCGTGGGCGTCATCACCTACGGTCGCGAGGCCCGGGTGGAGTCTCCGCTGTCGGAGGTCGGCCGGTTCGGCGGCTTCACGCGGCCGGTGGACGCGGAGGCGTCGGACCTGTCGGCCGCGCTGGATGCGGCGGGCGCGCTCATTCCCGCTGAACGCACGGGCCGGGTGCTCGTGGTGTCCGACGGGCGGGCCACGGGCGCGGATGCTCGGGGCGCGACGCGGCGGCTGGCGGCGCGAGGCATCGCGGTGGACTACCGGCAGGTGTCCCGTCCGGAGCCCGCGCTGGACGTGGCCGTCGTGTCCCTGGACGTGCCCGCCACCGTCTCCGTGCGCGAGCCCTTCCAGTTCTCCGCCGTGGTGCAGGCCACCTCCGCCGTCACCGGCACCGTGCGCCTGGAGCGCGACGGGAAGGTGCTGGTGAAGGGGCCGTTCGACTTCAAGCCCGGCCCCAACCTGTTGCCCCTTCGCGACCTGCTGGAGGAGCCGGGGCTCGTGCGCTACCGGCTCACGGTGGAGGTGCCCGGCGACGGCGTCCCCGAGAACGACGTGGGCGTGGGCGTACTGCGAGTGGAGGGCCCGCCGCGCGTGCTGCTGCTCACCTCGCAGCCCTCGGGCACGCTGGCGAAGGCGCTGTCGGCGACGGGAATGGAGGTGGACGTGAAGGCGCCGTTCCACCTGTCGCTGGAGGCGCTCGATGGGGTGGGCGTGGTGGTGCTGGAGAACGTGGACGCCAACGCGCTTGGCGAGACGGGCTTGAACGCGCTGGCGGACTACGTGGACCAGGCCGGCGGCGGGCTGGTGATGACGGGAGGGCGTTCGAGCTTCGGCGAGGGCGGCTACCGGCGTTCCCCCGTGGAGCCGTTGCTGCCCGTGTCGCTGGAGATGCGCGAGGAGCAGCGGCGCGCGTCGGTGGCGATGAGCGTGCTCATGGATTCCAGCTGCTCCATGGGCATGCAGGTGCCGGACGGCCGCACGAAGATGGAGCTGGCCGCGGAGGGCGTGACGGCGGCGCTCACGCTGCTCAACGCGAACGACGAAGCCTCCGTGCACATGGTGGACACGGAGCCGCACGAGGTCTTCCCGCTGAGCCCCGTGAGCGACGGCCTGCCGCTGGGCCAGGTGGCGAGGGGCTTCAGCGGCGGTGGCGGCATCTACGTGGGCGCGGCCCTGCGAGCGGGCCGCAAGGAGATCCTCCGCAGCGACAAGCCCACGCGGCACGTGGTGCTGTTCTCCGACGCGGCGGACTCCGAGGAGCCGGACGACTACCAGGCGACGCTGGCCGCGCTGCGGGAGGCCCACGTGACGGTGTCCGTCATCGGCCTGGGCAAGCCCACGGATCCGGACGCGGACCTGCTGCGCGAGGTGGCCCGGCGCGGAGAAGGGCGCATCTACTTCGCGGAAGACGCCATGAGCCTGCCGCGCATCTTCAGCCAGGAGACGCTCGCGGTGGCGAGGGCCACGTTCGTGGACGAGCCCGCGTCGATGGAGGCCGCGCCGGACCTGCCGCTGCTGGGGCCGCTGCCGACGACGGGGCTGCCGCAGGTGGGCGGCTACAACCTCACCTACCTGAAGCCCCGCGCGAACGTGGCGCTGCGCACGCTGGACACCAACGCCGCGCCGGTGCTGGCGCTGTGGCCGCATGGAGCCGGGCGCACGGTGGCGCTCACGGCGGAGGTGGACGGCAAGTACACGGGCGAGCTGCGCGAGTGGAGCGCGCTGCGGGCGACGCTGGAGGCGGTGGTGCGCTGGTCGATGGGGCGGGCCACGCCGAAGGAGGAGGCGGTGGTGCGCTCGGAGCGCCAGGGCAACCTGCTGCGAGTGACGTTGGACCTGCCGCCGGGAGAGCCGATGCCGGGAGCACTGCCCACGGCGGTGTTGCTGTCAGGCGACGGCCGCTCGGGCGCGGAGAAGCCGCTGCACTGGGAGGATGAGGACCGGCTGGTGGTCGAGTATCCCCTGAGCGGCAGCGGCACCTGGCATCCGGTGGTGAAGTGGGGCGGGCGCGTGTTGAGGGCGCCACCGGTAGCGCTGCCCTACGCGCCGGAGTTCGAACCGGGCAGCGCGAAGGAGGGGCTCAAGCTCCTGCGAGCCCTGGCGGCGGTGGGAGGCGGCCAGGAGCGGCTGTCGATGACAGGCCTGTTCGCGGAGGCGCCGGAGTCCGAGGGCCGCGTGCCGCTGGCTCCGTGGCTGGTGGCGTTCGCGCTGGCGGCGATGCTGGCGGAAGTGGCCGTGCGCCGGTTCCTCTCCGCGCCCCGAGTGAAAGCAGCCCGGGAGCGGCCCGCGAAGGACGCCAGGGCACGAGGGCCGGCGGAAGCACCGCGCACCGACGCAAGACCCACCGCGACACCGACCCGGCCTGCGCCAGAGGAGCCAACCCAGCAGAAGCCGGAACCCCCGAAGCCGCCCGCCGGAGTGGACTCCGCGCTGGAAGCCGCACGCGCCCGTGCACGGCGCCGCACAGGGCGCTGA